The region NNNNNNNNNNNNNNNNNNNNNNNNNNNNNNNNNNNNNNNNNNNNNNNNNNNNNNNNNNNNNNNNNNNNNNNNNNNNNNNNNNATTGATGCGATCGACAAAACCGATGCGCGGCGACGCGTACCACAGGCCGCCCGCCTTGACGAAGTACTGAACCTGAAAGAGGCCGCCCTCGTTGAAACCGTTGTAGGACGTCTGCCACCGGGCCGACGACGGGCTGTAGGTCAACGTTACCCAAGCGAGGCCCGTTACCGGCTGTTCGTCTCCTGCTTCCGTGCTCGGACGCTGGAAGTTTGGCGGCACGATCAGCGCGCCGGCCTCGTCCACCGGAAAACCCGACACCACGTCAGCGAGCCAGATCGTGGCGGAATTGCTTCCTGTCGATTGCGGCGGCGCGATCTCGCCGATGAAGACGCTGGGGCCCTGCAATTCGAAATCGCCGCCGGGCCGCACGCCGTCCGCGACAAACCCGTCCTCCGCTTCATTGGCGCTGCCGTTGCCGTTGTCGTCGATAAGCGAGACTTGCAGCGGGTTGATGGCTTCTATCGCGCTCTTGGACCGGTCAAAGGCCTCGCCGTACGTGGCGCCGTTGAAGAGGGCGGACCAGAAGTTCAGCGAGAAGCTGATCCACCGCGACTTGTCGAATATGGCTATGCCTTCCAGGGGCCCCATGCCCGAACTGGCGATGCCAATGCGGCGCGCGCCTTTGATGTTGTCCAGCATCGATCCGGCTTCGCAGGTGTCGATAACTACAGTGACCTGCGGGCCGAGCCCGCCCGACTGCAGCGTGTCCAACCACGCGTCGAGGGTGGCCGCCTCCAGGTATTCCGTCGCATTGACGCGGAACCGGTCGCGCTGCCCGTGGTCAATGAAATACACGAGCAGCTTCTCCGTATCCCGCGCCCACTGACTGATCGACTGCTGCAGGTTTGCCAGCGTCGGGGCTGCATACACGTCGCTCAGGCCGTCATTGGTGGCGTCGAACGTGCCGCTGGTGAAGAACCGAATGCTCGCGGGCGTGAACCCCTCGGCCCAGAGCACGTAGTAGGCATACCCCGCGAGACTACGAAACGTGGGGTAGAGGTCGTCGCCGGGGTCGCCGCCGACGACGAGGATCGCCTTGGCCGCAGCGGGCGTCAAGGGCGGGAACACGTCGATAAAGATGCGCACATTATCGCCCTCGCCCAAGTCCGTGCTTTCGATGATATCGACCGTGGGCGCGTACGATCCTGCCTGATACTGGCCGTTGCCGGGGATGATGCCGCCGCTGCCGTTCAGAATGAAGGCGTAGTCCGGATATTGCCCGTTCCACGTAAGGGTCCAGGCCTGGTTCGCCACCGAACGCCGGCGCCAGTAGTTGAGGCCCGTGTCCCCCGAGTTGCGATAGAACCGCATGTAGTGCTCGATCGCGTTGTGCACGCGCGGGTGGTGGTGATGACCGATAAACATGTCGTCGTCGCCGTCGGCGTCGATATCCACGAAGGCGGGCATGCGCGCGTACATGGGGTCGGTCTGCTGGATGGCGCTGATTTCGCCGCCATACGTGAACTCCATGTACGGCCAGTCTTCCAGCGGGCCGTTGCGGTAGTAATACGTGTTGGTTTGTTCATAGTCGAAGTAATTCGCCGTGGTTACTGCAAGGTCGGGCCTCCCGTCCTGATTCAAATCGCAGACCGCAAGGTTCTCGATGAAGTCCACGTCCAGTGGCCCGCCCGCGGGGTCCGGCAAGAGCCCGTGCATCTCGAATGTCATGTCGTAAAACGGGTCGTACATGACGAAGTTGCCGTATTTGTGCTTGCCGCTGGGCTCGTCGCCCGTTTGTGCATAGTAGTTAACGAACACTTCCGTCATGTGGTCATCGAATCCGTCAAAATCGGCCGCGGCGATGCCCATGGGCAGGATGTCCGCGTCGTTCGGTTCGAGAATGTGGCCGAAATCGCCGTCGAGCAGCGTGAACGAAGGCAGTCCGTCCGGGGTCGTTGGCGGCTCAGCGGCGTACAGAGAAACACGGCTGTCCTGCCCCTGCACCAGCAACTCCATCGAGCCGTCCGCGTCATAATCGGCGAACGTGAACATATCTTGCCGCCCGTTGTTCGACGCGTCGCCCTGGCCGAGGAGCACCTCTTCGATCACGCGGTATTCGCCCCAGATAGGTGCGTAGGGCGTGCCAACGTTGGGGAACAGGAGCAGCGCGGGGGTCGGGCTTGAGGTATTGATGCCGATCCGGAACATGTCGTGGTCGCCGTCGCCGTCATAGTCCCAGAATGCGGAGATACCCTGGCCGACGGGGTATGCAATGGGCCGTTCCTGGACAATCCGGTAGGCCAAGTCCGCGTAGAAATAGCGGTAGGTCTTCAGCAAATAGTTCACCGAAAGGTAGATGTCGTCCAGCCATTCCTCCCCTGGGCTGGCCCATTTGGGGTTGCGCCGCAACGCGAAGGAACTCTCCGATAGCGTGAGGTCGTCTACCACGCGGTGGTCGTACAGCGGCTCGCCGCCGTTCCCGAGCTGGGAGTCCCACACCGGGTTGGTTGCCGTGCCGATGTTCTTTATCCACATCAACCCCTTCTCGCGGTCATAGAACATGACGTCCAGAACGTCGTCGAAGTTCCAATAGGCAAGCTCGAAGTCGCCCAGCCCATAGGTGTAGCTCGTCTTTTCGAAACCCGTTAGCGGACGCTCATAAACGGGGAGTGCGGCGCCGGTTTCCTCCGCTTCCTTCACGACGGAACGGGGAATACGGTCCGGCAACAGATTGCTCAATGCCACGATTTCGACGGGAGCCGCCCACGACGGCGATGCGGGCGACCCGGTGTTGTTCTGCATGAAAACGCGGTGATTTCGAGAGGGTTCCGACAGAAAGGCCTCGCATACGAACAATTCCTGAAGCCCATCCGCGTTGATGTCCGCCAGTTTTACCCACAAAGCAGCGAGTCTGTCTTCCTGCGGACTTGTGTAGACGGTTCCCTGATAGCTGTAGCTCGGGTTGCTGTCCGGCCCGTCATTGCGGAACCAGGCCACCAGCGTCCGGAGCGAGGGCTGGCGGCGGTAGAGT is a window of Candidatus Hydrogenedentota bacterium DNA encoding:
- a CDS encoding VCBS repeat-containing protein, producing the protein MLRLILSLVVFMGCVCGWAGAVEPLPPKPGAPARAAGPPKAASLKFSHEIWGQTHKGEGYVYGPWSRTVGLTAVDIDLDGDTDFVFPNTVGNPQVMRNLGSVGTFYPGGSKDLAVTGFPANTDWGFTYDFEDVNGDKRPDMVAELYRRQPSLRTLVAWFRNDGPDSNPSYSYQGTVYTSPQEDRLAALWVKLADINADGLQELFVCEAFLSEPSRNHRVFMQNNTGSPASPSWAAPVEIVALSNLLPDRIPRSVVKEAEETGAALPVYERPLTGFEKTSYTYGLGDFELAYWNFDDVLDVMFYDREKGLMWIKNIGTATNPVWDSQLGNGGEPLYDHRVVDDLTLSESSFALRRNPKWASPGEEWLDDIYLSVNYLLKTYRYFYADLAYRIVQERPIAYPVGQGISAFWDYDGDGDHDMFRIGINTSSPTPALLLFPNVGTPYAPIWGEYRVIEEVLLGQGDASNNGRQDMFTFADYDADGSMELLVQGQDSRVSLYAAEPPTTPDGLPSFTLLDGDFGHILEPNDADILPMGIAAADFDGFDDHMTEVFVNYYAQTGDEPSGKHKYGNFVMYDPFYDMTFEMHGLLPDPAGGPLDVDFIENLAVCDLNQDGRPDLAVTTANYFDYEQTNTYYYRNGPLEDWPYMEFTYGGEISAIQQTDPMYARMPAFVDIDADGDDDMFIGHHHHPRVHNAIEHYMRFYRNSGDTGLNYWRRRSVANQAWTLTWNGQYPDYAFILNGSGGIIPGNGQYQAGSYAPTVDIIESTDLGEGDNVRIFIDVFPPLTPAAAKAILVVGGDPGDDLYPTFRSLAGYAYYVLWAEGFTPASIRFFTSGTFDATNDGLSDVYAAPTLANLQQSISQWARDTEKLLVYFIDHGQRDRFRVNATEYLEAATLDAWLDTLQSGGLGPQVTVVIDTCEAGSMLDNIKGARRIGIASSGMGPLEGIAIFDKSRWISFSLNFWSALFNGATYGEAFDRSKSAIEAINPLQVSLIDDNGNGSANEAEDGFVADGVRPGGDFELQGPSVFIGEIAPPQSTGSNSATIWLADVVSGFPVDEAGALIVPPNFQRPSTEAGDEQPVTGLAWVTLTYSPSSARWQTSYNGFNEGGLFQVQYFVKAGGLWYASPRIGFVDRIN